From a single Polyangium spumosum genomic region:
- a CDS encoding 2-oxo acid dehydrogenase subunit E2, which yields MNSTRRKLAIATWSSPREGNIYGKLVMDAGEAVAYVEHLRKTTGQKVTVGHIVGKAAAMAMKSAPGLNGRIVFGRYVPHETVDVTFLVALEDGRDLAKTKITRADEKSIADIASALAEGAGKLRGGKDADFEKSKGIVRALPTFLLRPVLWTTGFLTGALGVAAFGLEPFPFGSCVITNVGAFGVDEGYAPPTPFARVPVLLLVGAVREQPAVVAGKVVPRPLVTITATVDHRFIDGAQLGQLAKVLRKGFEEPWTLDGLTKAPWATSDAPEAHATNGG from the coding sequence ATGAACTCGACGAGGCGCAAGCTCGCCATTGCCACATGGTCCTCGCCGCGCGAGGGCAACATCTACGGCAAGCTGGTCATGGACGCAGGCGAGGCGGTCGCCTACGTCGAGCACCTGCGGAAGACGACCGGGCAGAAGGTCACGGTCGGCCACATCGTCGGCAAGGCCGCGGCGATGGCCATGAAGAGCGCGCCGGGGCTGAATGGCCGCATCGTCTTCGGCAGGTACGTCCCGCACGAGACGGTGGACGTGACGTTCCTCGTCGCGCTGGAGGACGGGCGTGACCTCGCGAAGACGAAGATCACGCGCGCCGACGAGAAATCGATCGCCGACATCGCCAGCGCCCTCGCCGAGGGCGCGGGCAAGCTGCGCGGCGGCAAGGACGCCGATTTCGAGAAGAGCAAGGGCATCGTGCGGGCCTTGCCCACGTTCCTCCTGAGGCCCGTGCTCTGGACGACGGGGTTTCTGACGGGCGCGCTCGGCGTCGCGGCGTTTGGGCTGGAGCCGTTCCCGTTTGGCTCGTGTGTCATCACGAACGTGGGCGCGTTCGGCGTGGACGAGGGGTATGCCCCGCCGACGCCGTTCGCGCGCGTGCCGGTGCTGCTCCTCGTGGGCGCGGTGCGCGAGCAACCTGCGGTCGTCGCGGGCAAGGTCGTCCCGCGGCCCCTCGTGACGATCACCGCCACGGTGGATCATCGCTTCATCGACGGCGCGCAGCTCGGCCAGCTCGCGAAGGTGCTGCGCAAGGGCTTCGAGGAGCCCTGGACGCTCGACGGCCTCACGAAGGCCCCGTGGGCGACGAGCGACGCGCCCGAAGCACACGCGACGAACGGCGGGTGA
- a CDS encoding Crp/Fnr family transcriptional regulator, whose amino-acid sequence MTIRPADLHAIPLFEGITEAHLAELLSDLERVTLAPGEVLFEAGTEPKHFWLLVTGGIALEQAGEVRFRLAPPAPIGELGALTGLYRNTRAVATEASELYRIGVVALMRFFESHGDVAFPFYHNLLKIVAQKVHRDAMRLDDMRANIIRTQKAMKELRDRVLEAEETPISRAVCDTLDTLIERNRRAHYMVTPAYALSTSVRLDTGVLVPVSAMSDRFLELVSLPDVKPGDEVSFVLVIPNDEIPVSGKVQQAGEGSVLVELDLLIEEYAKKLGEHLTRVQMLDFVV is encoded by the coding sequence ATGACGATTCGACCCGCCGATCTCCACGCGATCCCCCTCTTCGAGGGCATCACCGAGGCACACCTCGCCGAGCTGCTCTCGGACCTCGAGCGCGTCACGCTCGCGCCCGGCGAGGTGCTCTTCGAGGCCGGCACCGAGCCGAAACATTTCTGGCTGCTCGTGACCGGCGGCATCGCCCTGGAGCAGGCGGGCGAGGTCCGCTTCCGCCTCGCGCCCCCCGCGCCCATCGGCGAGCTCGGCGCGTTGACCGGGCTCTACCGCAACACCCGCGCCGTCGCGACCGAGGCGTCCGAGCTCTACCGCATCGGCGTCGTCGCGCTCATGCGGTTCTTCGAGAGCCACGGCGACGTCGCGTTCCCCTTCTATCACAACCTGCTCAAGATCGTGGCGCAGAAGGTCCACCGCGACGCGATGCGCCTGGACGACATGCGGGCGAACATCATCCGCACGCAGAAGGCCATGAAGGAGCTGCGTGATCGCGTGCTCGAGGCCGAGGAGACGCCGATCAGCCGGGCCGTGTGCGACACGCTCGACACGCTGATCGAGCGCAACCGGCGCGCCCACTACATGGTCACGCCGGCCTACGCGCTCTCGACGTCGGTCCGCCTCGACACGGGCGTGCTCGTCCCGGTGAGCGCGATGTCGGACCGCTTCCTGGAGCTCGTCTCCTTGCCCGACGTGAAGCCGGGCGACGAGGTGAGCTTCGTGCTGGTGATCCCGAACGACGAGATCCCGGTGAGCGGCAAGGTGCAGCAGGCGGGCGAGGGCTCGGTGCTCGTCGAGCTCGACCTGCTCATCGAGGAGTACGCGAAGAAGCTCGGCGAGCACCTGACCCGTGTGCAGATGCTCGATTTCGTGGTGTAA